Proteins from a single region of Oncorhynchus clarkii lewisi isolate Uvic-CL-2024 unplaced genomic scaffold, UVic_Ocla_1.0 unplaced_contig_561_pilon_pilon, whole genome shotgun sequence:
- the LOC139398193 gene encoding dynein axonemal assembly factor 5-like, producing the protein MAAGEERAASEVLRAIARHLNCLNEDSKTTRKRALEAIKRETIDKGLSSGVLQEVFTCLLKSLLKCLSDPMERCRETAIHMLGDFIRCVPQPEDSLPYLMPALTQRLGGKEILEPAEELRLSMVEVLTLTVEVCGRHLAPYLDDMMKILQRTIVDPFPDVKRESCKCTVHFAKSVPEHFHMQAESLVKPLMQTVSHQHSRVRVSTIEATGAVIQYGTGKNVDDVLSHLAQRLFDDSPQVRKAVTVVVGDWLLHLRDRYSYFHKLIPLLLSSLSDDIPEISQRAAELWRQTGALWEQENEDDLKDKMDFLLTPPDLYPAGVARPGLGCRELVVRNLSNLLPALARDVVDWVAGTRVKTAQLLYALLLHAEDHCTQHLQLLLSTLYRACNDPESDVVTNCLRSAKLLGTFVSPEVFLKLLLVHLEIPSSSSSPHTPLMVLAAVLGGCSRELLKPHLQKIADTLVQPDVCQEYQQ; encoded by the exons ATGGCGGCCGGAGAAGAACGTGCTGCTTCTGAAGTTTTGAGAGCGATTGCTCGACATCTAAACTGTCTCAACGAAGACAGCAAAACCACAAGAAAACGAGCGCTTGAAGCAATCAAAAGAGAAACTATTGATAAAGGGCTGTCGAGCGGCGTGTTGCAGGAGGTTTTCACGTGTCTGCTGAAGTCGCTCCTGAAATGCCTGTCAGATCCTatggaaagatgcagagagacTGCCATACACATGCTTGGAGATTTTATTCGGTGTGTTCCTCAACCGGAGGATTCCTTGCCATATCTCATGCCCGCATTGACGCAGCGGCTCGGCGGGAAAGAGATCCTGGAGCCCGCGGAGGAACTTAGGCTGTCCATGGTGGAGGTTCTGACTCTTACAGTGGAGGTGTGTGGCAGGCACCTAGCTCCCTACCTCGACGATATGATGAAGATATTGCAGAGAACTATTGTCGACCCTTTCCCAGACGTCAAAAGGGAGAGTTGCAAATGCACTGTTCATTTTGCAAAAAGTGTACCAG aACATTTCCACATGCAGGCAGAGAGCCTGGTCAAGCCCCTGATGCAGACCGTCTCCCACCAGCATTCCCGTGTGCGTGTGTCCACCATCGAGGCCACTGGAGCGGTCATCCAGTACGGCACGGGGAAGAACGTGGACGATGTGCTCTCTCACCTGGCACAGAGGCTGTTTGACGACTCACCACAG gtgaGAAAAGCTGTGACTGTGGTTGTTGGTGACTGGCTGCTCCACCTGCGAGACAGATACTCCTACTTCCACAAGCTCATCCCCCTCCTACTGAGCAGCCTCAGCGATGACATCCCAGAGATAAG tcaaCGAGCTGCTGAGCTGTGGAGGCAGACAGGCGCTCTGTGGGAGCAGGAGAATGAGGATGACCTGAAGGACAAGATGGACTTCCTCCTGACCCCACCTGACCTCTACCCTGCTGGAG TGGCGCGTCCGGGCCTGGGCTGCAGGGAGCTGGTGGTGAGGAACCTGTCCAACCTGCTGCCGGCGTTGGCTCGCGACGTGGTTGACTGGGTGGCGGGCACGCGGGTCAAGACGGCCCAGCTGCTGTATGCCCTGCTGCTGCACGCTGAGGACCACTGCACCCAGCACCTGCAGTTGCTGCTCTCCACGCTGTACCGCGCCTGCAACGACCCCGAGAGCGACGTGGTCACCAAC tgtctgAGGTCTGCCAAGCTGCTGGGGACCTTTGTCAGCCCTGAGGTCTTCCTCAAGCTGCTCCTGGTCCACTTGGagatcccttcctcctcctcctccccccacaccCCCCTCATGGTTCTGGCTGCCGTGCTGGGGGGCTGCTCCAGGGAGCTCTTGAAACCACACCTCCAGAAGATCGCTGATACGCTGGTCCAACCAGACGTCTGCCAGGAGTACCAGCAG